One region of Sphingomonas abietis genomic DNA includes:
- a CDS encoding NAD(P)-dependent oxidoreductase, with translation MTEASLKIAVIGATGRTGRLVVEQALDRGHEVVAYVRQSGTLHPSAALDIVIGELSDITRLQAALRSVDAVICCLGTYKHKPVDLLQTNLPLIVRAMKGVGLTRLILLSAYGVGETARTASAVAKILYKTMFRSIFLDKERAEIALAGAGLEWTGIYPVGLTDAPFTEVAVRPADAVTKVNGLTQESFEDSRSLPIVRVRLDAQRYLDQPFPVR, from the coding sequence ATGACGGAGGCCTCCCTGAAAATCGCTGTTATCGGAGCTACCGGTCGGACAGGCAGGCTGGTGGTCGAGCAGGCGCTGGATCGCGGACACGAGGTTGTTGCATATGTTCGCCAGTCCGGAACTCTACATCCGAGCGCTGCGCTGGATATCGTCATAGGCGAACTTTCCGATATCACGCGCTTGCAAGCCGCTCTGCGCAGCGTGGACGCCGTCATTTGCTGCCTGGGAACTTACAAGCATAAGCCAGTCGATCTGCTGCAGACGAACCTTCCGCTGATCGTCCGAGCGATGAAAGGCGTAGGGCTTACACGTCTGATCCTTCTGTCGGCCTATGGCGTCGGCGAGACTGCGCGAACGGCCTCGGCAGTCGCGAAGATACTTTACAAGACCATGTTCCGTTCGATCTTCCTGGATAAGGAACGCGCTGAGATCGCGCTGGCGGGAGCCGGGCTGGAATGGACTGGAATTTATCCGGTAGGGCTGACAGACGCTCCATTTACTGAGGTCGCGGTGCGCCCCGCCGACGCGGTGACAAAGGTCAACGGCCTGACGCAAGAGTCCTTTGAGGATTCCCGGAGCTTGCCGATTGTGCGAGTCAGGCTGGATGCGCAGCGGTATCTCGATCAGCCTTTCCCCGTCCGATAG
- a CDS encoding metallophosphoesterase produces MFHAMFALPWLYVVARTLAPLPWAIEVKIGLAAALLVGSQFHLWSRLSSGSVFNPEFPRPLVILFNWVFGAIALLSVFQIMLDLARLAAMVLGIGGSAAWTEPRYAIAILAFAMAAAGVRQAIGVPRLRDVTVAIPGLPNAFDGYRLVQLTDLHISRLFPASWTRAVVEATNRLGVDLIVVTGDVIDGGVTARRSGVEPLRDLRAPDGVFLIPGNHEYLSGYDVWMEHLATLGMHVLVNAHSVITRGSDALVLAGVTDRSARGAGKPPPDLDEALKGRPLGAPVVLLDHEPGQAREAAERGVTLQLSGHTHGGMIMGLDRLVARGNGGFVSGEYAVGGMTLYVNNGTGIWPGFALRLGKPSELTRITLRKAV; encoded by the coding sequence ATGTTCCATGCGATGTTCGCATTGCCCTGGCTATACGTCGTGGCGCGCACCCTTGCGCCGCTGCCGTGGGCGATCGAGGTAAAGATCGGGCTAGCCGCCGCCTTGCTCGTCGGCTCCCAATTTCATCTCTGGAGCCGACTTTCGTCGGGCTCGGTGTTCAATCCGGAATTCCCGCGTCCGCTCGTCATCCTGTTCAACTGGGTTTTCGGCGCGATTGCGTTGCTGTCCGTATTCCAGATCATGCTTGATCTCGCGAGATTGGCCGCAATGGTCCTAGGGATCGGCGGATCGGCGGCGTGGACCGAACCACGATACGCCATCGCCATCTTAGCCTTTGCGATGGCTGCGGCTGGCGTTCGGCAAGCGATCGGCGTTCCCCGCTTGCGGGACGTTACCGTCGCGATCCCAGGCCTTCCCAACGCATTCGACGGCTACAGGCTCGTCCAGCTGACCGATCTGCACATAAGCCGGCTCTTTCCCGCAAGCTGGACCCGGGCCGTCGTAGAGGCCACCAATCGCCTCGGCGTGGATCTGATCGTCGTGACGGGGGACGTGATCGATGGCGGGGTTACCGCCCGGCGATCGGGGGTCGAGCCCCTGCGTGATTTGCGCGCGCCCGATGGCGTCTTCCTGATCCCCGGCAACCATGAATATCTCTCCGGCTACGACGTATGGATGGAGCATCTCGCCACGCTCGGCATGCACGTGCTGGTTAATGCCCATTCGGTGATTACACGCGGCAGTGACGCTCTGGTCTTGGCCGGCGTTACCGATCGGTCCGCGCGCGGCGCTGGTAAGCCGCCTCCGGATCTCGACGAGGCTTTGAAAGGCCGCCCGCTGGGCGCGCCCGTTGTACTGCTCGATCATGAGCCGGGACAAGCGCGCGAGGCTGCCGAGCGCGGCGTGACTCTGCAGCTTTCGGGCCATACGCACGGAGGTATGATCATGGGGCTCGATCGCCTGGTCGCGCGTGGGAATGGCGGTTTCGTTTCAGGAGAATATGCGGTCGGCGGCATGACCCTTTATGTCAATAACGGCACTGGCATTTGGCCGGGCTTCGCCTTGAGACTGGGCAAGCCATCTGAGCTCACGCGCATCACGTTGCGCAAGGCCGTTTAA
- a CDS encoding SDR family oxidoreductase, whose translation MATWTTKDIPNQSGKLAVVTGATGGLGLETALALASAGADVIIAGRNLAKGRAAEELIRTRHANAKVLFEVIDLASLASVSAFAERMLRSGRSIDILVNNAGVMALPKRETTVDGNEMQFGTNYLSHFALTGRLLPLLVAAKARVVQLSSIAHRSGKIRLDDLNYAQGYKPWPVYSQTKLAMLMFALELDRRSRANNWDLTSVAAHPGAASTDLMANGPAAGGGIMALAGQIAVKLIGHSAAEGALPQLMAATMPGVRGGEYFGPQGWKEFKGPPGHGKIERQALDTAIAAQLWAASERLTGVSFG comes from the coding sequence TTGGCGACCTGGACCACCAAGGATATTCCGAATCAATCGGGCAAGCTGGCGGTCGTCACCGGCGCCACGGGCGGCCTCGGCCTGGAAACGGCATTGGCACTGGCCTCTGCGGGCGCCGACGTCATCATCGCCGGTCGCAACCTTGCGAAGGGACGCGCCGCCGAGGAGCTGATCCGCACGCGCCATGCCAATGCCAAAGTCCTGTTTGAAGTTATCGATCTGGCGAGCCTAGCGTCGGTCTCGGCATTTGCCGAACGAATGCTCCGCTCCGGGCGATCAATCGACATTCTCGTGAACAATGCCGGCGTCATGGCGCTGCCGAAGCGCGAAACGACGGTCGACGGCAACGAGATGCAGTTCGGCACCAACTATCTGTCACACTTCGCTTTGACCGGACGCCTTCTGCCGCTGCTGGTTGCCGCGAAGGCGCGCGTGGTACAGCTTTCCAGCATCGCGCATCGCAGCGGCAAGATACGGCTCGACGATCTCAATTATGCGCAGGGGTACAAGCCTTGGCCGGTCTATTCGCAGACCAAGCTCGCGATGCTGATGTTTGCGCTCGAGCTCGATCGGCGGAGCCGTGCCAACAATTGGGACTTGACCAGCGTTGCCGCGCACCCGGGTGCCGCGAGCACCGACCTGATGGCAAATGGGCCAGCCGCCGGCGGCGGCATCATGGCGTTGGCGGGGCAAATCGCCGTTAAGCTGATCGGACATTCGGCGGCCGAGGGCGCATTGCCGCAACTGATGGCGGCCACCATGCCAGGTGTGCGGGGTGGAGAATATTTCGGGCCGCAAGGCTGGAAGGAATTCAAGGGACCGCCGGGGCACGGTAAGATCGAACGACAGGCGCTCGATACGGCCATCGCCGCACAGCTTTGGGCCGCGTCCGAAAGGCTTACCGGGGTGAGCTTCGGCTGA
- a CDS encoding TetR/AcrR family transcriptional regulator — MRLFLERGFDATTLDDIADAADVSRRSLFHYFASKEEIVFSAKADFPDLIADAVGRRPVEERLLDMVENALLDLAGRHLSEQARDLARLIRDTPALRAGDQAKYEKVEKVLAKALADRKHLPESDIACRVTAAAAIGILKLSTEAWLARDDVHPATFGKAAFAALRGVVC; from the coding sequence ATGCGCTTGTTTCTTGAGCGCGGCTTCGACGCGACGACGCTGGATGACATCGCCGATGCCGCGGACGTCTCTCGCCGCAGCCTGTTCCACTATTTTGCGTCCAAAGAGGAGATAGTCTTCTCCGCGAAGGCCGATTTTCCAGACCTCATTGCCGATGCGGTTGGACGGCGGCCTGTTGAAGAGCGGCTGTTGGATATGGTCGAGAACGCATTGCTCGATCTGGCGGGACGTCATCTGTCGGAACAGGCCCGGGACCTCGCCAGGCTCATCCGCGACACGCCCGCGCTCCGTGCCGGTGACCAGGCGAAATACGAGAAGGTCGAGAAGGTGCTCGCCAAGGCGCTGGCTGATCGCAAGCACCTACCTGAATCCGACATAGCGTGCCGCGTGACCGCCGCGGCCGCGATCGGCATACTCAAGCTGTCGACGGAAGCGTGGTTAGCTAGAGATGATGTTCACCCAGCAACTTTCGGCAAAGCCGCGTTCGCCGCGTTGCGAGGTGTCGTCTGCTAG
- a CDS encoding FAD-dependent oxidoreductase: MLTRTADWFAEIDFGDPKAAARRIAQEFAGWAPALTALITDSDTLPMLRLFHALPADHRWERVPGITLLGDAAHVTAPNGEGANLAMYDGAQLGEALAANPDNVETALSQYELAMFARSRKAAEDGAGFYETLSGDNPARQMIEMFHQDG; the protein is encoded by the coding sequence ATGCTCACCAGAACGGCAGACTGGTTCGCCGAAATCGACTTCGGCGATCCCAAGGCAGCCGCCAGGCGAATCGCGCAGGAGTTCGCTGGCTGGGCGCCAGCGCTCACCGCGCTGATCACCGACAGCGACACCCTGCCCATGCTGCGCCTATTCCACGCCCTGCCGGCAGATCATCGGTGGGAGCGTGTACCCGGTATAACATTGCTAGGGGATGCTGCGCACGTGACCGCGCCAAACGGCGAAGGCGCCAATCTGGCGATGTACGACGGCGCTCAACTTGGAGAAGCGCTTGCCGCGAACCCCGACAATGTCGAGACTGCCCTCTCGCAATATGAATTGGCGATGTTTGCTCGCAGCAGGAAAGCGGCGGAGGACGGCGCCGGGTTTTACGAGACGCTTTCGGGGGACAACCCTGCCCGACAGATGATCGAGATGTTCCACCAGGATGGGTAA
- a CDS encoding substrate binding domain-containing protein, translated as MSITYPHVTVELLLTDRHIDLVGDEIDIGLHVDVPADPNTIVRKLIGSRRILCASPGYVARRGDPSRPEDLLQHQCLCLVRGRHVYNRWLLVDGETRKEVHVRGALACSSAEVIHAWALAGHGIARKAGWDVHQDIAEGRLVRVLPDYEAEDINLYLTYASKALMPQRIRVFIDHVGAEL; from the coding sequence GTGAGCATCACATACCCGCATGTAACCGTCGAGTTGTTGCTGACGGATCGGCATATCGACCTCGTCGGCGATGAGATTGACATCGGCTTGCATGTCGATGTGCCTGCCGACCCCAACACCATTGTCAGGAAACTGATCGGTAGCCGCCGGATACTCTGCGCGTCACCAGGCTATGTCGCCCGGCGGGGTGATCCCTCACGCCCCGAGGATCTGCTCCAGCATCAATGCCTGTGCCTCGTCAGAGGGCGTCATGTCTACAATCGATGGCTGTTGGTTGACGGGGAGACCCGCAAGGAGGTGCATGTCCGTGGCGCACTGGCCTGCAGCAGCGCCGAAGTGATCCACGCATGGGCGCTCGCCGGTCATGGCATCGCTCGCAAGGCCGGTTGGGATGTGCATCAGGACATCGCGGAAGGTCGACTTGTCAGGGTGCTACCCGATTACGAGGCTGAGGATATCAACCTCTATCTGACCTATGCATCGAAGGCCTTGATGCCGCAGCGGATACGAGTTTTCATAGATCATGTCGGGGCCGAACTCTAA
- a CDS encoding AraC family transcriptional regulator: MRLSRFSAFPPVSVSHVVMEAVLDALASAKLLDQKGVAALRMRFASTGGAGRHSDRALISLWEAIVGMTPGDHGVGALLASRAGDTAWGVVGEVLRRTSTLIQAYTQMARYSRLVHQGLSITIEVSGNSAILRYQQARDCSRYPGSALAAGELWAMANLALIPRRWFDAALRPLSAELSCAAPASMGAVTEIFGPMVSFNSDRSTLVYDRRELERVQRQPEPRVLEFLSALAERELEELPPADDIRAVVAAELRGRLVGGAPTIDAVARSLGLSTRTLQRRLSEVGTTFAVILDDVRGRRAAQLIQSRTRSLGEITYMLGYSEQAALSRAVRRWFGVSPSKLALPPPERKLCQIS; this comes from the coding sequence ATGAGACTTTCTCGTTTCAGCGCGTTTCCGCCTGTCAGCGTTTCCCATGTGGTGATGGAAGCGGTGCTAGACGCATTGGCCTCCGCGAAGCTCTTGGACCAGAAAGGCGTCGCGGCCCTCAGGATGAGGTTCGCATCTACAGGCGGCGCCGGTCGCCATTCCGATCGCGCGCTTATTTCTTTGTGGGAGGCGATTGTCGGGATGACCCCTGGCGACCACGGCGTCGGAGCGCTGCTCGCTTCGCGCGCCGGCGACACGGCGTGGGGAGTCGTCGGAGAAGTGCTCCGCCGAACATCCACCCTGATCCAGGCTTATACCCAGATGGCCCGATATTCGCGCCTGGTGCATCAAGGGCTCTCGATCACGATCGAAGTGTCCGGCAACAGCGCGATCTTGCGCTACCAGCAGGCCAGAGACTGTTCCCGATATCCAGGCAGCGCCTTGGCGGCCGGTGAGCTGTGGGCGATGGCTAATCTGGCACTCATTCCGAGACGCTGGTTCGATGCGGCCCTCAGGCCTCTCTCCGCTGAGCTTTCTTGTGCTGCGCCCGCGAGCATGGGCGCGGTCACTGAGATTTTTGGCCCGATGGTGTCCTTCAACTCCGACCGGTCTACCTTGGTATACGACCGACGCGAGCTGGAAAGAGTCCAACGACAGCCCGAACCGCGCGTTTTAGAATTTCTGAGCGCTCTCGCGGAGCGCGAACTCGAAGAGCTACCCCCTGCAGATGATATCAGAGCGGTCGTCGCAGCTGAGTTGCGCGGCCGTCTCGTCGGCGGAGCGCCCACGATCGATGCGGTGGCCCGATCACTCGGCTTATCGACACGGACGCTTCAGCGTCGTCTGAGCGAAGTCGGAACGACGTTTGCCGTGATTTTGGATGATGTCCGCGGCAGACGCGCGGCGCAGCTCATCCAGAGCCGCACACGATCACTCGGCGAGATCACCTATATGCTTGGATATAGCGAGCAAGCCGCGTTGAGCCGTGCGGTGCGGCGCTGGTTTGGGGTTTCACCGAGCAAGCTAGCCTTGCCGCCTCCCGAGCGAAAACTGTGTCAAATTTCCTAG